In Streptococcus gallolyticus subsp. gallolyticus DSM 16831, the sequence ATACTTTGAAAACGATTTATCAATAAAAATTAAGTAAAAATCAAATAAAGTGAAGCTTTTTACAAAGTAATGTGCTATAATAAGAACGTTAGATTAATAAAAGGAGTATTAGCAAAATGAAACGTATTGCTGTTTTAACTAGTGGCGGCGACGCTCCTGGTATGAATGCTGCTGTTCGTGCAGTTGTTCGTAAAGCAATTAAAGAAGGAATGGAAGTTTTCGGAATCAACCGTGGCTATGCTGGTATGGTTGAAGGCGATATCTTCCCATTGGATGCTCAAAGTGTGTCAAATACTTTGTCACATGGTGGTACATTCCTTCAATCTGCTCGTTATCCTGAGTTTGCAACTCTTGAAGGACAATTAGCAGGTATCGAACAACTTAAAAAACACGGTATTGAAGGTGTCGTTGTTATCGGTGGTGATGGTTCTTATCATGGTGCTATGCGCTTGACTGAACATGGTTTCCCAGCTGTCGGTATTCCAGGTACAATCGATAACGATATCGCTGGTACAGATTATACTATTGGGTTTGATACAGCTGTTAACACAGCTATGGAAGCTCTTGATAAAATCCGTGATACATCATTCAGTCACAAACGTACTTTCGTTGTCGAAGTAATGGGACGTAACGCTGGTGATATCGCTCTTTGGTCTGGTATTGCTGCAGGTGCTGACCAAATCATCATCCCTGAAGAAGAATACGACATCAAAGACGTTGTTGCAAAAGTTAAAGATGGTTATGAAAACAAAGGTAAAGAACGTCACCTAATCGTTCTTGCTGAAGGTGTTATGCATGCCGAAAAATTTGCTGAATTGATGAAAGAAGCTGGAGATACTAGCGACCTTCGTGCTACAAACCTTGGTCACATCCTTCGTGGTGGTGCTCCATCACCTCGTGATCGTGTTCTTGCTTCTTGGATGGGTGCACACGCCGTTGAACTTCTTCTTGAAGGACGTGGTGGACTTGCTGTTGGTATCCACAACGAAGAATTGGTAGAAAGCCCAATCCTTGGAACAAAAGAAGAAGGTGCATTGTTCTCATTGGCAGAAGATGGAAGCATTATTGTTAACATGCCTCACAAAGCACGCCTTGACTTTGCTAAATTAAACCGTGACATTGCTCACTTATAGTATTGTATTTATAGATTAAAAATTATTATTGTTATTAAAAGTCGTTAAATCGACGAAAAATAAAGGGAGTTTCATATTATCATGAATAAACGCGTAAAAATCGTTGCAACACTTGGTCCTGCGGTAGAACTCCGCGGTGGTAAAAAATTCGGTGAAGATGGATATTGGGGCGAAAGCCTTGATGTTGAAGCATCAGCTCAAAAAATCGCTGAATTGATTAAAGAAGGTGCAAACGTCTTCCGTTTCAACTTCTCACACGGTGACCACGCAGAACAAGGTGAACGTATGGCAACTGTACGTCGTGCAGAAGAAATTGCTGGTCAAAAAGTTGGTTTCCTTCTTGACACTAAAGGTCCAGAAATCCGTACTGAACTTTTTGAAGGTGACGCTAAAGAATATTCATACAAAACTGGTGAAAAAATCCGTGTTGCTACTAAACAAGGTATCAAATCAACTCGTGAAGTTATCGCATTGAACGTTGCTGGCGCTCTTGACATCTACGATGATGTTGAAGTTGGTAAACAAGTTCTTGTTGATGATGGTAAACTTGGTCTTCGTGTTATTGCTAAAGATGATGCAACCCGTGAATTCGAAGTTGAAGTTGAAAACGATGGTATCATCGCTAAACAAAAAGGTGTAAACATTCCTTACACTAAAATCCCATTCCCAGCTCTTGCTGATCGTGACAACGCTGATATCCGTTTCGGTCTTGAACAAGGTCTTAACTTTATCGCTATCTCATTCGTACGTACTGCAAAAGACGTTAACGAAGTTCGTGCTATCTGTGAAGAAACTGGTAACGGACACGTTCGTTTGTTCGCTAAAATCGAAAACCAACAAGGTATTGACAACATTGATGAAATCATCGAAGCTGCTGACGGTATCATGATTGCTCGTGGTGATATGGGTATCGAAGTACCATTCGAAATGGTTCCAGTTTACCAAAAAATGATTATCACTAAAGTTAATGCAGCTGGTAAAGCAGTTATCACAGCAACTAACATGCTTGAATCAATGACTGACAAACCACGTGCTACTCGTTCTGAAGTATCTGACGTATTCAACGCTGTTATCGATGGTACTGATGCAACTATGCTTTCAGGTGAATCTGCAAATGGTAAATACCCAGTTGAAGCTGTTCGTGCAATGGCTACAATTGATAAAAATGCTCAAACTCTTCTTAACGAATACGGACGTCTTGATTCATCATCATTCGCTCGTACTTCTAAAACAGAAGTTGTGGCTTCAGCAGTTAAAGATGCAACAAGCTCAATGGATATTAAACTTGTCGTAGCTCTTACTGAATCTGGTAACACTGCTCGTCTTATCTCTAAATACCGTCCAGATGCTGACATCTTGGCTGTAACATTTGACGAAAAAACTCAAAAATCACTTATGATTAACTGGGGTGTTATTCCAGTTGTAACTGAAAAACCTGCATCAACTGATGATATGTTTGAAGTTGCTGAAAAAGCTGCCCTTGAATCAGGATTGGTTCAATCAGGTGATAACATCGTTATCGTCGCTGGTGTTCCAGTTGGTTCAGGTGGTACAAACACAATGCGTATCCGCACTGTAAAATAAGGCGGTAAGTCAGAAATCTTTGATTTCGTTGACGCACCTCCGTCAGGAATGCTAGGATACTCATAGTTCAGAGAACGAAGAGTATCTCCAGCAGTCTACGACGAAAATATAAAAGCCTATCATATCAAGCTTTGCAGCCTGTGTGATAGGGCTTTTTTTATGTTGTGGGGCATTTTGGGGCAAACTAGAGTGGTAATTCATTAATCGTGTCCACAACTTTATCTTTCATTTTGTTTGTGGGGCGCAAAATATTTCTTTGTATTGAAGTCTGTTTGTCTTTTGAAAGTAAGTATCCATATCTTTCCAATCTAATCTAAAAATTTTTCTTTATTCTAAATTATTTCACTTACTCTATATAGGCTGTTATGTTTACGTGTTAGCGGCTTTTTCTTGATTTTGGGGTTAAATGACCTACTTTTTTTATACAATGAAAAATGATATAATAGAACAAAGAATAGGAGAAATTATGGTAAAGCGCGATTTTATTCGAAATATTATTATAGCTTTGATAGCTATTTTGGCGATATTCTTGTTGAGGATTTTTGTTTTTTCAACATTTAAAGTTCATGAAGATGCGGCTAATTCGTATTTGTCGAATGGGGATGTTGTAGTTGTCAATCGTAATCGGACTCCTCAATACAAGGATTTTATTGTTTATGAAGTTGATGGTACTTTTTATATTAGTCGTGTTATTGCGACTGCTGGTGAAAGTGCGACAGTTATGGATGATATCCTATATATTGACAACGAAGTTCAAGAAGAGCCATACATTAGCCAAATTAAGTCTGAATATCTATCGACATCGGATAATCAACAAGCCTTTACATCTGATTTTTCTGTTAATACTATCACGAATGATAAATATAGCGAGGTGCCAAAGGGAAGTTATCTGGTATTAAACGATGACCGTCAGAATACAAATGATAGTCGTACATTTGGTCTGATTAAAGAAAGTCAGATACGTGGTGTCGTCACGTTTAAACTATTACCACTAAGTAAATTTGGCTTCATCACAACAGAGTAGCAGTAGCTGCTCTGTTTTTTTATGCAATTTGATATTATTTAAATTCTGAAATAGAAAATTTTCTTCCAAAAGTACCTTAGTGATAAGTTTTAACTATCACTTGATTAAGAATAATTATTAGATAAAAGTATATACAAATGATAAAATGGATTTACATTTATGTTTTATAGACCTATTATCACTATTTGTTGTTGGTAGGAAGGGAGTTTATGAGTAAATTATTTCAGAGAAAAGAAGCGTCTTGGAAGGCTTTCTTTCATTTATTGCATGAAGCACACTTACCTTGGTTATTCATTGGAATAACAATTAGTATTTCACTAATTTCTTCTAGTTTAGGGTTGTTGTTGCCAGATTATACTGAGCGTATTATTGATGGTGATTATGGTAATCGTGTAATGGCAACTTTTATCGGTGTTATTATTCTGACGGCTGTTGTTGATTTTTTGGTGTCTTTTTTGCAGTATAGTCTTAATGCTCGTGTTGCAAAGCATTTGAGAGAATACATCTTTGGAAAGATTTTAAGATTACCAATTGTTGAAATCGAAAAGAATGGCTCCAAAGAGCTTATCAGTAGATTGACAACTGATTCATCCGCAGTAGGAAGTTTATTTTCTGAAATTTTACCGAATATGATTTCTGGAGGATATTACATTGTTAGTTCTTTAGTGATGATTGGCAAATATAGTTGGAAGTTGGGAATTATTGCCATTTCTGTTGGAGTTGTCCAGCTTGGTTTGGCATTTTTTTCTGGGCGTGTTGTGTTTAAATTTAATCATAAAACACAAACCAAATTATCATATTTGACTGAAGTCGTTTCGGAAGTGATGAACCACATTTCTTTGATAAAGGTTTTCTTGACCGAAAAAAGTGAACAAGAACGTGCACAAAATTTGTCATCAGATTATTATCAAACAAGTTTCAAGGCACAGATGGTGACTAATACCTTTACCTACTTATCACAATTTGTAACGCTTTTGGGTAGTTTATTTACCATTATAGCTGGTGGTATTATGGTGACACAAAACGTTATTAGTAAAGGGGAGTGGGTTGCTTATTTCATGTTTTATTATTACATGTCTCAATATTTAGAGATGTTTCCTTACTATTGGGATGAGTTAAAAGGGCTGCAAGGAACAGTTAATCGATTATCAAATATCTCAAGTCAATCAGAAGAAAATCTCGATGAAGGAATTGCTTTATTAAATAATGAAAATGCTATTTCATTTGAGCAAGTATCGTTTGGGTATGGAGAGAAAACGGTTCTTGAAAATATTTCTTTTAGCATTCCTGAGACAGGTATAACTGCTTTAGTCGGCAAAAATGGAGCAGGAAAATCGACGATTTTAGGTTTGATTGAGCGTTTTTATTCTCCGAATTCGGGAAAGATAACTTATGGACAGCATAATGTTGCTGACTTCAAACTTTCTGATTGGCGAAAAAACTTTGCGTGGGTTCCACAAAACATACGTTTGACAGAAAAAACGATTCGCGAAAATTTATTGTATGGTTGCACAAAAAATTACTCTGATGATGAGATTATTTTTTATTGTCAAAAAGTTGGTTTAGGAGATTTTATAACGGAATTGCCACTAGGGCTTGATACGAAAGTTGAAGAATTCGGTGAAAATTTTTCTGGCGGTCAAAGACAAAAAATAATGATTGTTAGAGCGATATTGCGCGGGGCTAAGTACCTTATCTTGGATGAACATAGTTCCAATCTTGATACTGAAAGTTCTTCTAAAATTGCTGAATTGTTGTTTGAATTGGCAAAAGAAAAAGCGGTTATTTTAGTTTCTCATAAGATGTCGTATGTTAGTCAAGCTGACAATATTCTTGTTCTTAATCAAGGGAAGATAGAAGCCTGGGGAAAACATAGAGACCTTCTTGAGAAAAGCCTTGTGTATCGAAATCTTTATCGTCAGGGAGTGTAGGAAAAGATGGAAAATATTATTGAAAATTCGGAGACTAGGGGGCAATGGAAAAGTTTTTGGGGATTGATAAAAGAAGCAAATGTGCCTTGGTATCTCTATTTTTTGACATTAGGAATGGATATTTTATCAGCTAAGTTATTTGTGAAATTACCTGTTTTACTTGGCGATATAATGGAGGGCATGATTTTTAATGGAAATCTTGTTTTTGATTATAGCCTTATTAGTTTAGCCAATTTAGTGTTTAGTTTTTTAACAATACTTGTCTTTAATATCGTGGACTTGAAGATTAATATTTCAGGACTGTGGGGGTATGGAATAAAATCATTCAACTTCCAATGAAGCGAATAATATCAGAAGGCGCAAGTTCTTTGACAAGTCGTGTCACCAATGATAGCACAGGTCTTGGCTTGGCTTTAAGCGGAATTTTTAATTTATTTAGTACGATTTGTTCAATTCTTCTGGTTTACCTTGAGATGTTAAGAGTGAACAAAAATCTGACACTATTGCTCTTAGTTGTTCCTTTGTGGGTTGTGTTTTCAATGAAAATTATTGGTCGTCTTGCTTATGGGGCTCAAAAAAATATTCAAGATAATCTATCCACATTGACATCATATCTAAGCATTCAACTTCCAAATATCAAACAGATAAAATCCTATGGCATGGAGACTCAAGAGTTTGTCAAGGGAAAAGCAATCATTGAGGAGCAATACCATTCTGAAATGGTTATGGCGCGAGTGAATATTGTCAGTAATTCTTTAACTTTGATGACCAATTTATTGAATAATTTAATTGTTCTTGGTTATGGAACGTTTTTGATGAGTCAACAGCAATTGTCATTAGGAGATTTTACCACATTTTTTGTGTTTGTTACGCAGGGAAATTTGAATGCAGGTATGTCTGTGATTTTGATGTACTATCAGAATATAAAGACTGGTCTAGGATGTTGCTCGAAAATTGCTGAAATCATGAAAGCAAATTCTGAATTGCTAAATGTGGGTGAGACTTTGCTTGGTGAGGCGTTGGAACAAGCACTTTATTTTGACTCGGTTTCTTTTGCTTATAACGATAAAATTATTTTAGACGATGTCAGTTTTTGTATTCCAAAAAACAAGCTAACCGTAATTGTGGGAACGAACGGCTCTGGTAAATCTACACTTTTAAAATTAATTGAACGTTTGTACCAACCAAATTCGGGAAATATTTATTATGGAAAAGAAAATATTCAAAAATATTCTTTGAATGAGTGGCGTCGTCAAATCAGCTATGCCATTCAAAATAGTCCATTAATGTTTGGAACGATTAAAGAAAATTTGGTGTACGGTGTAACAGCCTCTGATGAAACTGAATTACTTTCACTAACGAGTAGCTTGGGATTTGATATCAAAGACAGTGCCAAATTTTTAAATGCTCAAGTTGGTGAAATGGGAGAGCATTTATCAGGTGGGCAAAAACAGAAACTTTCAATTATTAGGTCTATTGCTAAAGATGCAAGCATTTATTTATTTGATGAAATTACAGATGCCTTAGACTCGACAAGCGACTGTAAGGTTCTTGAGTTGTTGACTGAGAAGCTTAAAAATAAAACCATTGTTGCCGTTACCCATGATATTAATATGGTAAAAGCAGCAGATTATGTTGTATTTCTTGAAAACGGGAGATGTGTAGAAACTGGAAAGCATGAAGAATTGCTTCAACAGAGTAAAAATTATCGTAACCTTTGGTCTTACTAGATAACTTTATATCTTGGCTTCATCACAACAGAGTAGCAGTAGCTGCTCTGTTTTTTTATGAGATATACCAATCGATAATTGGTATATACAAAACTATACCAATTTAATTGTTGACAATATAAAATCAAAATTATATACTGATGTTGTTAGGTTTTAGAAGTCTTTATTAGACTATACCAATTTAAAAAATAAGAAAGAATTAGCAAGTAAAGTCTTGCTAAAGGTGAAAATTATGTGTGGTATTGTTGGTGTTGTAGGAAATAAAAATGCAACAGACATTTTGATGCAAGGTCTTGAAAAGCTCGAATATCGTGGTTATGATTCTGCTGGAATTTACGTGACTAATGGTACAGATCAAGGACGTTTGATTAAATCTGTTGGACGTATTTCAGATCTTCGTGCTAAAATCGGTATTGATGTGGCAGGATACACAGGAATTGGTCACACACGTTGGGCAACTCATGGTCAAGCAACAGAGACAAATGCTCACCCACATACATCAGAAACAGGACGTTTTGTCTTGGTTCACAATGGTGTCATTGAAAACTATTTGCAAATTAAAGAAACATATCTTTCAGAACATCATTTGAAAGGTGAAACAGATACAGAAATTGCTGTTCATTTAGTTGGACAATTCGTTTCAGAAGGTTTATCAGTTCTTGAAGCTTTCAAGAAAGCTTTGACTATCATCGAAGGTTCATACGCTTTTGCCCTTGTTGATTCAGAAGATGCAGATACGATTTATGTTGCTAAAAATAAATCACCACTTTTGATTGGTTTAGGTGATGGTTACAACATGGTATGTTCAGATGCGATGGCAATGATTCGTGAAACAAGTGAATTTATGGAAATTCATGATAAAGAATTGGTTGTCTTGACTAAAGATTCTGCGACAGTTACTGATTACGAAGGCCATGAAATTGAACGCGAATCATACACAGCTGAGCTTGATTTGTCAGATATTGGTAAAGGAACTTACCCTTACTATATGTTGAAAGAAATCGACGAACAACCAACTGTTATGCGTAAATTGATTAATACATACTCAGACAGCGAAGGAAATATGGTTGTTGATCCTGATATTGTTAAGACAGTACAAGAGGCTGACCGCATTTATATCTTGGCAGCAGGAACTTCTTATAATGCTGGTTTTGCATCAAAAGCAATGCTTGAAAAATTGACAGACACGCCAGTTGAACTTGGAATTGCTTCAGAATGGGGCTACAATATGCCACTTTTGAGCAAGAAACCAATGTTTATCTTGCTTAGCCAATCAGGTGAAACGGCCGACAGTCGTCAAGTTTTGGTAAAAGCCAATCAAATGGGTATTCCAAGTTTGACAGTTACTAATGTTCCTGGCTCAACGTTATCACGTGAAGCAACTTATACAATGCTTTTACACGCTGGTCCTGAAATTGCCGTTGCATCAACTAAAGCTTACACAGCACAAATTGCTGCTTTAGCCTTTTTGGCTAAGGCTGTCGGTGAAGCAAACGGCAAAAAAGAAGCGCTTGAGTTTGACTTGGTACATGAACTATCTATCGTTGCACAATCTATCGAAGCAACGTTGTCAGAAAAAGATGTGATTGCTGAAAAAGTGGAATCACTGCTTAAAACAACTCGCAATGCTTTCTATATTGGTCGTGGCAATGATTACTATGTTGCGATGGAAGCAAGTTTGAAATTAAAAGAAATTTCTTACATTCAATGTGAAGGATTTGCTGCAGGAGAATTGAAACACGGTACAATTTCATTAATTGAAGATGGTACACCAGTTCTTGGTTTGATTTCATCAAGCGAAGCGATTGCTAGTCACACACGTGGTAATATTCAAGAGGTTTCTGCGCGTGGTGCAAATGTATTGACAGTCGTTGAAGAAGAATTGGCTAAACCAGGAGATGATATTGTTGTTAACCAAGTTCATCCATATTTAACAAGCATTTCAATGGTAATTCCAACACAACTCATTGCTTACTTTGCTTCTCTGCAACGTGGTCTTGACGTTGATAAACCACGTAACTTGGCAAAAGCGGTTACTGTTGAATAATAAGATTTATAGAAAATATGACTACCGAACATATGTTTGGTAGTTTTTTTATTTGCAAAAATACTGATTGGTTTGAAAAAAGTTTAAAGTTGTTTTTAAATTACCATACAACTAAGAAAAATTTTGCTTAAAAGGGTGGAGAGTCATGGTTGAGTTTTGTAACTCTATGAGAAAACGGTTACAATATATTTAGATATAATTTCTAAAAGTTATTACCATTTTGTGGTGAAGAAATTTTCTAACAAGAATTTCGACAATTCATTCACTACAACAAAAACTTGCAAGTCGTTTTACCATCACGTAATTCTAAATAACATTCCTAAATGATTTCAGGAGTAGGTTTTAGTGCATCTATTTTACAGGTGAAACTTGGAAAATATCGTCACTCGTTTATACGAGTGCTTTTTATTTTTGTACAGGATATCAAGTATCTAACCATTTGTCACAAATTTTGTGACAAAGCTTGAGTGTAAAACGCTTACATCAAAGATTATAATGGACTCAAGAATAAAGGAGGAATCTCTGATGGAAAATAAAAGTTCATTGAAAGTGAGAGTTCAAAAGTTAGGGACTGCACTTTCCAACATGGTTATGCCCAATATCGGAGCATTTATAGCTTGGGGGATTATGGCGACTTTGTTCATTGATACGGGGTGGATTCCAAATCCTACGCTGAATGTCATGGTGTCGCCAATCTTAACGTATTTGTTACCTTTGCTGATTGGATACACGGCTGGTTATAACGTTTATGGACAACGTGGTGCTGTCGTTGGTGCAATAGCGACATTTGGTGCCATTGCTGGTTCATCAGTAACAATGTTTATTGGTGCCATGGTAATGGGACCATTAGGAGCTTGGTGCATTAAGAAATTTGATGAAAGATTCCAAGAAAAAATTCGTCCTGGTTTTGAAATGCTGGTTAATAATTTTTCAGCTGGAATTATCGGATTTATTCTTATCATCTTGGCATTCTTAGCTGTCGGACCAGTGGTTTCTAGTTTGACTGATGCTATTGGTGTTGGAGTTCAGGCTATCATCGATGCTAAATTGTTGCCAATCGCTAATATCCTTATCGAACCTGCGAAAGTGCTTTTCCTTAACAATGCACTTAACCACGGTATTTTCACACCTTTGGGAACTGAACAAGTAGCCGAAACTGGAAAATCTATTTTGTTCTTGCTAGAAACAAACCCAGGTCCAGGTCTTGGTATCTTGCTTGCTTATTCTATCTTTGGTAAAGGTTCAGCAAAATCTTCAGCACCTGGAGCAATTATCATTCATTTCTTGGGTGGGATTCATGAAATTTACTTCCCATACGTCATGATGAAACCAATGTTGTTCTTTGCAGCAATTGCTGGTGGTGTGACAGGAACATTTACTTTCCAACTTCTTGGAGCAGGTTTATCGGCAGCGGCTTCTCCAGGGTCTATCATCGCTATCTTGGCAATGAC encodes:
- a CDS encoding ABC transporter ATP-binding protein, translating into MSKLFQRKEASWKAFFHLLHEAHLPWLFIGITISISLISSSLGLLLPDYTERIIDGDYGNRVMATFIGVIILTAVVDFLVSFLQYSLNARVAKHLREYIFGKILRLPIVEIEKNGSKELISRLTTDSSAVGSLFSEILPNMISGGYYIVSSLVMIGKYSWKLGIIAISVGVVQLGLAFFSGRVVFKFNHKTQTKLSYLTEVVSEVMNHISLIKVFLTEKSEQERAQNLSSDYYQTSFKAQMVTNTFTYLSQFVTLLGSLFTIIAGGIMVTQNVISKGEWVAYFMFYYYMSQYLEMFPYYWDELKGLQGTVNRLSNISSQSEENLDEGIALLNNENAISFEQVSFGYGEKTVLENISFSIPETGITALVGKNGAGKSTILGLIERFYSPNSGKITYGQHNVADFKLSDWRKNFAWVPQNIRLTEKTIRENLLYGCTKNYSDDEIIFYCQKVGLGDFITELPLGLDTKVEEFGENFSGGQRQKIMIVRAILRGAKYLILDEHSSNLDTESSSKIAELLFELAKEKAVILVSHKMSYVSQADNILVLNQGKIEAWGKHRDLLEKSLVYRNLYRQGV
- the glmS gene encoding glutamine--fructose-6-phosphate transaminase (isomerizing); protein product: MCGIVGVVGNKNATDILMQGLEKLEYRGYDSAGIYVTNGTDQGRLIKSVGRISDLRAKIGIDVAGYTGIGHTRWATHGQATETNAHPHTSETGRFVLVHNGVIENYLQIKETYLSEHHLKGETDTEIAVHLVGQFVSEGLSVLEAFKKALTIIEGSYAFALVDSEDADTIYVAKNKSPLLIGLGDGYNMVCSDAMAMIRETSEFMEIHDKELVVLTKDSATVTDYEGHEIERESYTAELDLSDIGKGTYPYYMLKEIDEQPTVMRKLINTYSDSEGNMVVDPDIVKTVQEADRIYILAAGTSYNAGFASKAMLEKLTDTPVELGIASEWGYNMPLLSKKPMFILLSQSGETADSRQVLVKANQMGIPSLTVTNVPGSTLSREATYTMLLHAGPEIAVASTKAYTAQIAALAFLAKAVGEANGKKEALEFDLVHELSIVAQSIEATLSEKDVIAEKVESLLKTTRNAFYIGRGNDYYVAMEASLKLKEISYIQCEGFAAGELKHGTISLIEDGTPVLGLISSSEAIASHTRGNIQEVSARGANVLTVVEEELAKPGDDIVVNQVHPYLTSISMVIPTQLIAYFASLQRGLDVDKPRNLAKAVTVE
- the lepB gene encoding signal peptidase I translates to MVKRDFIRNIIIALIAILAIFLLRIFVFSTFKVHEDAANSYLSNGDVVVVNRNRTPQYKDFIVYEVDGTFYISRVIATAGESATVMDDILYIDNEVQEEPYISQIKSEYLSTSDNQQAFTSDFSVNTITNDKYSEVPKGSYLVLNDDRQNTNDSRTFGLIKESQIRGVVTFKLLPLSKFGFITTE
- a CDS encoding PTS mannitol-specific transporter subunit IIBC yields the protein MENKSSLKVRVQKLGTALSNMVMPNIGAFIAWGIMATLFIDTGWIPNPTLNVMVSPILTYLLPLLIGYTAGYNVYGQRGAVVGAIATFGAIAGSSVTMFIGAMVMGPLGAWCIKKFDERFQEKIRPGFEMLVNNFSAGIIGFILIILAFLAVGPVVSSLTDAIGVGVQAIIDAKLLPIANILIEPAKVLFLNNALNHGIFTPLGTEQVAETGKSILFLLETNPGPGLGILLAYSIFGKGSAKSSAPGAIIIHFLGGIHEIYFPYVMMKPMLFFAAIAGGVTGTFTFQLLGAGLSAAASPGSIIAILAMTPRGGYLPVLAGVLMATIASFLVAAIILRTDKSEGDSLESAQAATQAAKAESKGQETSTSGDVKAVTSEEVQQIIFACDAGMGSSAMGASILRDKVKKAGLDIPVSNKAISNLTDTPNTLIVTQEELAERAAQKTPSAVHVSVDNFLATPKYDEIVSALSGESAGVQPVNQEAADAANTESNEIDLNQIDEVIFAYGKARGSVTMGEATLKAIFKNKSIGIPVAKEANDQLGKFNAKNILIVSTIANQTEVQKYAPNAQLLIVDSLVTTPEYDKMVARMYK
- the pfkA gene encoding 6-phosphofructokinase; its protein translation is MKRIAVLTSGGDAPGMNAAVRAVVRKAIKEGMEVFGINRGYAGMVEGDIFPLDAQSVSNTLSHGGTFLQSARYPEFATLEGQLAGIEQLKKHGIEGVVVIGGDGSYHGAMRLTEHGFPAVGIPGTIDNDIAGTDYTIGFDTAVNTAMEALDKIRDTSFSHKRTFVVEVMGRNAGDIALWSGIAAGADQIIIPEEEYDIKDVVAKVKDGYENKGKERHLIVLAEGVMHAEKFAELMKEAGDTSDLRATNLGHILRGGAPSPRDRVLASWMGAHAVELLLEGRGGLAVGIHNEELVESPILGTKEEGALFSLAEDGSIIVNMPHKARLDFAKLNRDIAHL
- the pyk gene encoding pyruvate kinase; translated protein: MNKRVKIVATLGPAVELRGGKKFGEDGYWGESLDVEASAQKIAELIKEGANVFRFNFSHGDHAEQGERMATVRRAEEIAGQKVGFLLDTKGPEIRTELFEGDAKEYSYKTGEKIRVATKQGIKSTREVIALNVAGALDIYDDVEVGKQVLVDDGKLGLRVIAKDDATREFEVEVENDGIIAKQKGVNIPYTKIPFPALADRDNADIRFGLEQGLNFIAISFVRTAKDVNEVRAICEETGNGHVRLFAKIENQQGIDNIDEIIEAADGIMIARGDMGIEVPFEMVPVYQKMIITKVNAAGKAVITATNMLESMTDKPRATRSEVSDVFNAVIDGTDATMLSGESANGKYPVEAVRAMATIDKNAQTLLNEYGRLDSSSFARTSKTEVVASAVKDATSSMDIKLVVALTESGNTARLISKYRPDADILAVTFDEKTQKSLMINWGVIPVVTEKPASTDDMFEVAEKAALESGLVQSGDNIVIVAGVPVGSGGTNTMRIRTVK
- a CDS encoding ABC transporter ATP-binding protein, whose protein sequence is MKRIISEGASSLTSRVTNDSTGLGLALSGIFNLFSTICSILLVYLEMLRVNKNLTLLLLVVPLWVVFSMKIIGRLAYGAQKNIQDNLSTLTSYLSIQLPNIKQIKSYGMETQEFVKGKAIIEEQYHSEMVMARVNIVSNSLTLMTNLLNNLIVLGYGTFLMSQQQLSLGDFTTFFVFVTQGNLNAGMSVILMYYQNIKTGLGCCSKIAEIMKANSELLNVGETLLGEALEQALYFDSVSFAYNDKIILDDVSFCIPKNKLTVIVGTNGSGKSTLLKLIERLYQPNSGNIYYGKENIQKYSLNEWRRQISYAIQNSPLMFGTIKENLVYGVTASDETELLSLTSSLGFDIKDSAKFLNAQVGEMGEHLSGGQKQKLSIIRSIAKDASIYLFDEITDALDSTSDCKVLELLTEKLKNKTIVAVTHDINMVKAADYVVFLENGRCVETGKHEELLQQSKNYRNLWSY